The genomic window ACATAGTCCACAGTTTAAATGGCGTTTTCCATGTTAATATCAATCCTTATTTTATAAAAGGTTGAAAAGTGTCCACCGAACTTATCCACTTTATCCACATAACTGTGGATAAATGAAGTTCACAAATAGTTTAAAAACAATAGAATTCTTTTTGGAAAAATTGTGAATTCCGTTGTAGCTCTATAATGAATAAAGTATATTATAAGTGAAGATAGTGAAATAATTCACAAATAATAAACTAATCTTTCTTCACAAGCTGGCTGGCTTCTATGAAAAAATTTTTATATTCTTTCACAAAATAAAAGGAGATGATGATCCATGAAATGGTGGAAAACCCCGCAAGCAGCAGTGGCGTGGACGATTTTGAGAATCTGGTTAGGCATACAATGGATCGAAGCAGGCTGGCATAAAATAACAGGTGATTTTGATGCAAGCGGATTTATGGCAGGTGCAATTGCGAAAACAGGCGGCGAGCATCCAGCGGTGCAAGGCTGGTACGCAGCGTTTCTTGAAAATATCGCATTGCCGAATTCAGGGTTATTCAGCTTCCTTGTAGAATGGGGTGAGCTTTTAGTAGGTATCGGGCTTATCCTTGGTGCAGCAACAATTCCGGCTCTAATTGCAGGAGCATTTATGAATCTAAACTTCCTATTAGCTGGCACAACAAGTACTAATCCAATATTATATACAGTTTCAGTAATTCTTCTATTCACAGGAAGCGGAGCATACTACTGGGGTATTGACCGCTTTGCTATTCCATATATAAAAGAACGGATGCATAAAGGTGGGCATGGTTTTAATAATAAAGCCACAACGAGTCATTAAGTTTATAACCTGAATATAGGGTCTGACTCCCTCCAACTTGGAGGGGTCTGACCCTTAGCCTATTTTCTTATTTTCTTTTTGTTCTTTGTTTTACGCGCTGGTTTGCTGCATTTGCCCGAGCGAGAGCTTCCATATCTTCCTGGTCAGCCAGTTCGACGGAAAACTCTTCGTCTACACCATCTGATTTAAGGTTTCTTGGAACTTGTGGAAGTGTTGATTTGTTTTTATCTCTTGTTCTTTGGCCTCGTCCCCGACCCATTTTCAAAACCCCTTTCGGACAAAAAGTACGGAAAACAAAAGCTTTCCGTACTCATATCATTTGCTTTATAAGGGGCATGTATAATTGGTAAATGCTTAATGTTTTCTTCCTCTTTCAGTAAAACCGCCAGCACGATCTGCCATTTTAAATTCACGTCTATATGTAACCTCTTGAGCGCTTGATAATGTACTTTTCATTCTTTCTCTTTTCTTCTTGTCCATATTACAACCTTCCTTTCTTTGAACTGGATTATTCTTTACCTAGTTTTTCCTTACTAGAAAATATTCATACAGATCATTCATAAATATCGATTAATGCACTTTTTAGCTCCGGAAAAAGAAAGGTAAATCCGTTTTCTTCAAGTTTTTCCGGCAAAACCTTCTGTCCTTCAAGAACAAGTATGCTCATTTCTCCTAAAATCATTTTTATTGCAAATTCGGGAACACGCAGCCAGTGAGGACGGTTAAGAACAATTCCAAGCGTTTTTCCAAACTGTTCCATTGTTACAGGATGTGGAGCTGTAAAATTAACAGGACCTATTAGTGGCTCATTTTCTATACAGTATTGTATTCCTCTAATAACATCTTTTAGATGAATCCAGGATACCCATTGATCTCCGGATCCGACCGTTCCACCGGCAAATAATTTATAAGGTAAAGCCATTCTCGGCAAGGCTCCGTCATTTTTATCCAGAATTATGCCAAATCGGCATAAAACTGTTCGTATACCAAAATCGTAATAGGCTTTCATGGCCGTATTTTCCCACGCATGTACCGTTTCTGCTAAAAAATCATTACCTGTTTCTTTTGATTTTTCTGTGAAGGTTTTCTGATTAGAGGTTCCGTAAATTCCTACTGCACTTGCATTAATTAGAGCGGTTGGCTTTTTGTTTAATTGGCTGATTATGTTGAGGATGCTTTCAGTCACGTGCAATCGGCTGTTTTTTATCTTCTTTTTCTGTTCAGTCGTCCATCGTCCGCTATTAATCGACTCACCTGCAAGGTTTATGATAACATCTGTTCCTTCTACGTCTTTTTGAGGGTTGTCTCCTTCATTGAGCCATTGGATAAAGCGGCAATTGTTACTAATATTTTTTCGATTGGCGTTACGTGTTAGGATCAGAATCTCGTGTCCTTCTTTTGCTAATTCAGCCGCCAAAGCTTTTCCCACCAATCCGGTACCGCCGGTTATTGTAATTTTCATTTACTTCGCCACCTTTTTTTTCTTTAACTTTAAATTTACGATGCTTGGCTAAAGAAAACCTTTTTTTATATGATACATTTACATAGAGGTGATTTTTATGGCAGTGATTACGAAAATAACCGTCCAGCAAAAAAATCAAGAACGCTACAATATTTTTATGGATTTTGGGAAAGGCGAAGAATATGTATTCAGTGTTGATGAAGATACATTAATAAAATTCAAGTTAAAAAAAGGGCTTGAAGTGGATCCGTTACTTTTGACAGAAATCCAATATCAGGACGAGATCCGAAAAGGATACCATCTTGCGGTCAATTTTTTAGCGAAACGAATGAGGTCTGAAGGGGAAGTTCGTCATTACCTGGCTGAAAAAGAGACTGATGAACCGATTATTAATGAGGTTATTTTAAAACTATACGAATTTAATTTTTTAGATGACGAAGAGTATGCGAAGGCATATGTCAGAACACAGAAGAATACAACTGACAAAGGAACGGAGTTTATTCGCAAAGAATTAAGGGAAAAATGGATTGGCGAAAATTTGATTGAGAAGGCCCTGAACGAATACCCTTTCGAAGCACAAATTGAAAAAGCAGTAAAAGTAAGCGAAAAATACCTTTTAAAAAACCGCCTTGAATCGGAAAGAACATTAAAAATTAAGCTTGAACAGCTGCTCTTAAGAAAAGGTTTTTCCATCGATGTGATCCAAGCTGTTCTGAGTGAAGTAAATTTTGATAAAAAGGAAGAAGAGGAAATGGATGCGATAAGGCATCATGGTGAAAGACTAAAACGAAAATACAATAAATTTACAGGATATGAGTTTGAACAAAAAATGAAGCAGGCATTATATAGGAAAGGATTCTCCATTGATTTAATCGAAAATTATTTGCGTGAATTAGAATTGTTCGATAAAAAATCATGACAGAGAAAGTCTTGTTGGAGTCGATTTTGATCGTTTTTTTTCATCTCACCATGATCAGTTTAGGAACCTCTTTTTGAGAAAAGAGCAGGCTTCTTTATTTATTTCTTAAATTTCAATATACTGAAAATAAGTTAACTTTAAATAACAATTTATGCAGCACCAAGTTTAGGAGTGAAGCAATGCAGCAAAAACGTTATAGTGAAATGTCTGAATATGAACTTCAGCAGGAGATTGCAAAACTTAATGAAAAAGCGCGTAAAGCGGAACAAATGGGCATGGTCAATGAGTTTGCTGTGTTGGAAAGAAAAGCTGCCATGGCAAAGTCATATTTATTAAATCCTGAAGATTTTAAGCCGGGGGAAATTTACCAAATTGAGGGCGACCCTGGCGCGTATTTCAAGATTGATTATTTAAACGGTGTTTTTGCTTGGGGTTACAGATTAAGCGGAACTGGCAAAGAAGAAGCACTTCCAATTTCGATGTTAAAAAAATTAGAATAGAACCAGAGGGAAAAATCCTCTGGTTCTAAACATGTGATAACTAAAAGCTTTCGCTTATCCAATGTCTTTAAGCGACAAGTCCCGGCTGATCTTGACGTCAGCTTACGGAAATTGGGATTTCCTGTAGGAAAGGATTTTTGCTTGTCGGGGCTATTTAAGTCTCTTCTGCTTTTCGTTATTACGATTGTTTTCTTGTTTGACGTTGTAAAATAATCGTTTTCTGCGTTAGTTGGGTTTCGCCGTTTACTTGAGAATAGGCATGTTTTGGATTATACCACGGAGCAGCAAACGAACGGGAATTAGAATCGTTGTCAAAATATTTTTTTATATTTCCCATTGTGTATCCACCTCACCTTTAGGACAATTCGGATTTATCTTTGTTCCGATGGGAAGAAGCATTCATCCGTTCTTGCGGATGTGTATTAATTGATCCATCTGCTCTTGTTGAGGCATATTCAGCTTTCGCCCTAGGTTCACCCTCTAATTTGATCGTTTTTGGAGTTGGGTAATTCCTTGCTTTATTTCGCATTTGAAACCCTCCCAAAGACAGTTTGCAACGTGATATTACAAATCAAGAAATTTGCTGCTCACGTTAACAATAGTATTTGACGGAGACAGTTAAGATAAAACGCTAAATAAATGGTAATGGGGTGATACAATTGAAGGATTATCAAGAAAGGCTTGCAGAAATATTAGCAGAAAAGAATCCGCATTTAACTTATGTACAAGCTTTAACATGGGTCGAGCTTCTTTGGGATGATTTTGAAACGACTTATGCAAAAGCCGGAAGGGAATATAAAGGAAGCGAGATGACAGAAAGAATTGTCCGGCAGTGGATTGAAAATTACGGTGACAGGCTTCATGAATTTGTTGCAAGAAATCCAAAATATAAGCATTTGCTTGAGTTGGGGCAAAAAGATGATCATTAAAATATTGGGGCCAGGTGATGGTAAAAAGCCCTGGCCCCTCTTTTTAACGCTTTAAAGTGATGAGGGCCAGACCCTCAATGCGTTAACGCTTTAAAGTGATAAGGGACAGACCCTCCAACTTTTTCCTCAGCTTTTCCTCACTGAAAATCCAACCTGTATAGGAACGGAGAATTTTTAAGTTTTTGTCAAGCTGTACGACAGCAACAAAAGGGTAATGTCCGTTGCTGCGGTAGCGCAAGTCGATAAAGCGTACCTCATAATAATCGTCATATTCATCCAGTTCCCACCGGTAAACCGGTGAAAACGACAGAAAAGCTGAGAGGTTTTTATCTTTTTTGGCAACTTCCAAAACAGGTGATTGCGGAACTGGCACCCGATTGAACCGGTCAAGGATGGAGACTTGGTTTTTATATGCTCTGCCAACAAAAAATTGGTGTTTATTCATGACAGCTATCCGCCATTGATGAAATCTCATCGTTGGCGCAATGATAATTTCCGTTGCATCAGGTATTACTTTTTTCACAGCTCTCAGGATAATTTGTTGGTACTGAAAACGGATAATATAGTACACAACAATTACTGCATAGATAGCAAGAAACGTGTAGCCTGGATGTGCGCCTAACGCCCAGAGAAATAAGCCTATTACATGAATGGAGAAAATAAACTGATCGAATGTATTAATAATCCCTAATGCGAGCCATTTCGACGAAAAAGGACGCAAAGCTTGTGTTCCGTAGGCGTTGAATATGTCGACAAAAACATGAAGGAAAACAGCAACAAATGTCCAAATCCATAAGTGAAGCAAATTAGCCTCAGGGAAAAACGGATAAATAAGTGCGACAATGGCAATAGGCCACATGAGAACAGCTGGTATTGAATGTGTAATTCCCCGGTGGTTTCGGATATAAACAGCATTATTTTTAAGCTTTAATAAAGTATCTATATCAGGAGCCTGGGAACCGATGATGGTGCCAATTAATACACTGCTTGCTGTCGCCGAGCTTTCCATGACAGCAGGGTCAAGAGTAGACAGTCCGCCGAGTGCCAGTCCCATAACTACGTGAGTGCCTGTATCCAAGAGGAAAGTGCCTCCTTTTTAAATTAGTCGTAGTGACATGTATGCCGATTTAATCAAAATTGATCAAAGGAGATGTAAATATTGAAAAATCAGCTCCAAATGATTGTTTATTATGAGGTTAAAGATTCCTATTTTTCTCAATATAAAGAAGCAATGGATCATATAGTTGCTTTGCTGCCCTCGTTTGGAGCGGCGGAAATTAAATGGCGGCAGATTGATTCAGAGCCTTATCGTATAGTTGAATCTTTTCTTCTTCCCACTGAATCACATTATTTTGCTTTAAAAAAGCTGAGAAAATCAAAGTACCATACTGTTTTCGGCTGTCTTGACCGATTCATTTCCGGAGGGCTGAAGCAAGTCGAGTGCTGTGCTTTAATAAAGGAACTGTAATATAATATGTCCATCTTTCAGTAAAGATTAACATCTTGGAGGAACGAAAGTGTCAAAAATACATTTAGAAACAATTGAGAAAATGGATATTAAATCCTTTCAACAAGACTTAATCAACTGGTTCGAAAGAGAACAGCGCAATCTTCCTTGGAGAAACGAGCGGGACCCATATAAAATCTGGGTTTCTGAAATTATGCTTCAACAGACGAGAGTTGAAACAGTGATTCCTTATTATAACCGTTTTATAGAACAATTCCCAACGATTGATGCCCTTGCTGAAGCAGATGAAGAAAAAGTATTAAAAGCTTGGGAAGGGCTCGGCTACTATTCCAGGGTTAGAAACTTGCAGCAAGCTGTTAGGGAAGTAAAGGAAGTATATGGCGGAAAAGTGCCGGATACAAGAGAAGAGATTGCTTCGCTTAAAGGTGTTGGGCCATATACAGCCGGCGCTATTTTAAGTATAGCATACGGTGTACCGGAACCGGCAGTTGACGGAAATGTAATGAGAGTATTATCAAGGATTTTAACGATTTGGGAAGATATTGCAAGGCAGGCATCCCGAAAAATTTTCGAAGATGCCGTCAGGAAGCTGATTTCGCATGAAAATCCTTCTTACTTCAATCAAGCTCTAATGGAACTGGGGGCGATGATCTGCACCCCTACTTCTCCATCATGTTTGCTTTGCCCGGTTAGAGAACATTGCCAGGCCTTTCATGAAGGTGTTCAAGAAAATTTGCCGGTAAAAACGAAAAAGAAAAAGCCAAAAAATGTTCAGCTTGCTGCTGCTGTGCTTACAGATCATGATGGAAACATTCTTATTCATAAACGGCCAAATTCCGGCTTGCTCGCTAATCTTTGGGAGTTTCCAAATACAGAAATCAATCTAACAATAAAAAATGACAAGCAGCAGTTATCGCAGTTTCTTAAGAGAGAATACGGAGCAGATACCATTATAGGAGAAGTAATTGGCCAAATTGAACATGTTTTTTCCCATGTAGTATGGAATATTAACGTGTATAAAGGCACTATATTAAATGACGTAAAACAAAACAACGTTATAAGACTTGTTTCGTCTGATCATCTTAAGGAATTTGCATTTCCTGTCTCACATCAAAAAATGTTTATGCAATATGTAAAGTCAGTAGGGAAAACGCTTTAACTTAAGCGTTTCCCATAACCTTGAACGAGAGTAAAAGTCCTCCGAACGATAGTAAACACCTGTTGAACGAGAGTAAAAGCCCCTCGAACGAGAGTAAATACCTGCTAAATAAGAGTATATACGTCAATCGTACGTGGTTTTCGTTCCATGAGAATAATCTGCTTCTGTGCGTTCAAGACCCCCGCGCCGTTCGATTTCTTTTACAATTTCACGATGAATTGTCTGTCCTTCTGCATTTAAATAAGGCATGATCTGCTGAAGCGAATGATGAAAGAAAGCCAGTTCACTGTTTTCCCATTCCGTTTTCGGCATCATTGAAAGCTCGGTCATATCACGGCCAATATACATGGCAAACACCCTTTCACCACAAATTATGATCAAAACTAGTTTTTTTCGAACATTGTTTTCTATACATGGAAAAGTTAAAATATAAACAAAACTCGTGAAAAGAAAGGATTTTTGATATGAGTCAAAAAGTGGCCCTAGTTACAGGAAGCAGCCGGGGAATCGGCAAAGCAACTGCACTGCGGTTGGCTAAAGAAGGTTATGATATCGTTATTAACTATGCAAGAAGCAAATCAGCAGCACTTGAAACTGCAGGCGAAATAGAGCAATTAGGCAGGAAAGCGCTCGTTGTAAAAGCAAACGTTGGTGACGTTGAGAAAATTAAAAATATGTTTGAACAAATTAACAACGAATTTGGCCGGCTTGATGTTTTTATCAATAATGCAGCTTCCGGAGTGCTCCGGCCGGCACTGGAGATTGAAGAGTCTCATTGGGATTGGACAATGAATATCAACAGCAAGGCTTTATTGTTCTGTGCCAAGGAAGCGGCCAAATTAATGGAAAAAAGCGGCGGCGGAAAAATCGTTAGCATCAGTTCGTTAGGATCCATTCGCTATTTGGAAAATTATACAACTGTCGGTGTTTCAAAAGCGGCTTTAGAAGCCTTAACAAGATACTTGGCGATTGAATTAGCACCAAAAAATATTGTTGTCAATGCTGTATCCGGAGGAGCGATTAATACGGATGCTTTAAAACATTTTCCAAATAGGGAAGAACTTCTGCGGGAAGCAAAAGCAAAAACGCCTGCCGGCAGAATGGTTGAAATTGAAGACATTGTGAATACAATCATGTTTTTAATTTCAGACGAAGCAAATATGATCAGGGGCCAAACGATCATTGTAGATGGAGGAATATCCTTGTTAGTTTAACTTTAATTGGTTTATTTTTGTATAATAATGCCGAATAATTTCTGCCACGAATGGATAGAGTAATGTTCGTGGAGGTGATTACAATGGCAAACAATCAACAGCCAAACAAATCGCAAGCTGGCACTAACATTCAAGAAGTAAGACAACAAAACGCTCAGTCTGGTCAAAGCCAAGCAGCTGGCCAAGGTCAATTCGGTACTGAGTTTGCAAGCGAAACTAATGCTCAACAAGTAAGACAACAAAACCAACAAGCTGAAGCGAAAAAGGCACAAAATTCCGGCCAATCCGGACAAAGCAGTTAATAACATAAGTGTTGGAGGCTGACCCATAAGTGCCTCGCGCCCGTCTGCAATTATTAATATAGAAACATTGATTATGCTTCTATATTAATAATTGAGGGTGCGTGGCTCGAGTCAGCCTCTTTTTTAATAATGTTTGAAAATTTTTCTTCTTTTACAATAACTTCTTTATTTTTCTGAATAAAATTCCCGTTATTTTTTTCGAAAAATTCCATTATTTCGAACTGTGAAGGTTAATAAACCATTCGACAAAACTTCCTTTCCATCAACATAACTAGATAAAGGAGTTTATAAGCCATCCACGAATAAATAGATTAAACAAAATAATGGGACGGTGATTGATATGCAGATGTTTAACCGATTAGTTAATGAACAGATGAAAACAATGGAGAAGTTGTTGTATTTACAGAGAGAACTTGAGCGATGCCAGGAAATTGAACAGGAATTAATGATCCTTCAGGAAGAAACCGAACTTGAAAGCATTCAGATGGAAATAGCAAAAATGAAAAAGGAACTGAAGGAAATACACAGAATATTTGAACTGCAGACAGAAGAGGTTATTCGGTCATATCAGGATTCAAAAATTACATGTTAATGTAAGTTTTTGTCTTTCAATGTCTCAAGACCATCATTTGTCAAATATCAAAAGATATTTTTTGAAGGGTCATTGAAAAATGGCTCTTTTGTTTTAAATTCTTTATTTAACCGTTATAATAATATAGAATAGGAATCGTTCTTTGTTGTCTTTTTTCGATTGTTATCCTTGCATATAAGAGCCTTGAATTTAGAAACATTCGAAGACCAATAGGAATTTTTTCCATCTGCCAGATTTACACGTTCAGGTGGCTGGACGTAATTACATGTATATAGGTTGCAAAAGCGTCCGGGATGAAAGTAGGGGAGATAGAAATGGGCGTACCCATCGAAGGTGAATCAATCCAAATTCATAGTTATAAGCACAATGGGCACATCCATCGCGTCTGGGAAGAAACAATTGTATTAAAAGGGACGCAAAATATTGTTATTGGCGGAAACGACCGTTCAATGGTTACAGAAGCAGATGGAAGGACTTGGATTACAAGGGAGCCTGCCATTTGTTATTTCCATTCACAGTGCTGGTTTAATATTATCGGAATGATCCGGGAAGATGGAGTTTATTATTACTGTAACTTAAGCTCACCTTTCATATATGATAATGAAGCGTTAAAATATATCGATTATGATTTGGATATTAAGGTATTTCCCGATATGACATTTCATATATTGGACGAAGATGAGTATGAGCGTCACAGAAAAGAAATGAATTACCCTGAAGTGATCGACCAAATTTTGAAAAAAAATGTAACCAAACTGATCCGGTGGATCCGCCAGCGCAAGGGTCCATTTTCACCTGATTTTATTGATATTTGGTATGAACGCTATTTGACATACAGACGCTAATTTGGATGCAAGTCCTAAATCGCTGCCTGTTGATGCCGATTCAACAGGTTTTTTATGTGGTTGAAAAAAGAGATTTCTGTACCGGAGGGGGAGAGGGCTTGGACAGTATTCGAAGGTATTTGCACTTTGTGAAACCGTATCGTTTACAAATTATTGGAACGATTATTATTGGAGTGATCAAATTTGCCATTCCCCTGTTAATTCCATTGAGTATAAAATATGTCGTTGATGATATTGTTTCAAATGATGTTCTTACACAAGGGGATAAGCTTTATAAATTGTATTGGATTATGGGCTTGATGCTCGTCGTATTTGTCGTACTTCGCCCTCCGATCGAATATTACCGCCAATATTTTGCCCAGTGGACTGCAAGCAAAATTTTATACGATATTCGTGACCGTCTTTTTACGCATCTTCAAAAATTAAGCTTTAAATATTATGCAAATACAAAGGCGGGAGAAGTAATCTCCAGGGTTATTAACGATGTTGAGCAAACAAAAACTTTTGTCATCACCGGTTTAATGAATTTATGGCTTGATATGGCTACCATTATCATTGCCATTGCAATTATGTTTACGATGGATGTATCTTTAACGATTGTGTCATTAATATTATTACCGTTTTATGCTTTCTCTGTTAATTATTTTTTTGGAAATTTGCGCAAGCTTACAAGGGTTCGCTCGCAAGCTCTCGCAGAAGTTCAGAGTTATTTGCATGAGCGTGTTCAAGGCATGCCGGTTATCAAAAGCTTTGCGATTGAAGATTTTGAACAAACGCAATTTAATAAGCACAATAGAAATTTTTTAACAAAAGCATTGGATCATACGCGCTGGAATGCAAAAGCTTTTGCCGTTGTTAATACGATAACCGATCTTGCACCGCTGTTTGTCATTGGTTATTCAGGTTATCAGGTAATTCAGGAAAATTTATCATTAGGAACAATGGTTGCTTTTATTGCCTATATTGACAGGCTTTACAATCCGTTAAGGCGGCTCGTCAATTCTTCGACTTCTTTAACGCAATCAATCGCTTCAATGGACAGAGTTTTTGAACTTATCGATGAAAAATATGATATAGAAGATTCTCCTGATGCAATCGAATGCAATCATGTTCATGGGGATGTTACGTTTGAAAATGTAAGCTTTTCCTATTCATCACAAGAAGAAACTGTTTTAAAAAACATAAACCTTGAGGTGAAAAAGGGAGAAACAGTCGCATTCGTTGGTATGAGCGGTGGCGGAAAAACTTCATTAGTTAGCTTAATTCCAAGATTTTATGATGTGACAAAAGGCAGAATATTGTTGGACGGGAAGGATATACGAACCTTTAAGGTAAGGAGTCTCAGAGATAAGATTGGAATGGTTCTGCAGGACAACATTTTGTTTAGTGAGTCCGTTAAATTGAACATCCTGCTCGGCAAGCCAGATGCCTCTGATGAAGAGATCATTGAAGCTGCTACGCTTGCAAATGCTCATGAATTTATTATGAATTTACCTGATGGTTATGACACAAGAGTGGGAGAAAGAGGTGTCAAATTGTCCGGAGGGCAAAAACAAAGAATCGCGATTGCAAGAGTTTTCCTTAAGAATCCGCCAATACTGATCTTGGATGAAGCAACCTCTGCCCTCGATTTAGAAAGCGAGCATTTAATCCAGGAGGCTTTAGAAAAATTAGCAAAGGACCGAACCACATTTATTGTCGCACATAGGCTTTCAACCATTACACATGCTGACAGAATTGTTTTAATTGAAAATGGGGAAATAACCGAACAGGGAACCCATGAAGAACTGATGAAGAAAAAGGGCGGTTACTTTAAACTATTTCAAGTACAGCAGCTCGACAATTAATAGAAGAGGACCTTTTTCATGTTTGAACTGGAACCGTGAATAAAGAATTAGGAATTGAAATCGCTGAAACTAGGACATAGAAAAAAGCAGCTGAACCAATCAGCTGCTTAAATTTTATTGGGTTTTGTCCCCAGATTTTTTATATTTTTTACTCTTCAACTTCTTCAATTTCTATTTCATTTTCGCTTTTATGATAGGATTGAAAGCTGTTAATGAGCAAATCAAGGTGTTCCAATTGTTCTCCGTATTCGATAATAGCTGAAACAACTTGCATCGTATGAAAAAAAATCGGATCTTCAGGATTGTCAAATTCATTTTGTTGGGCTAAAAATAAATCAAACAGCTCTTTTTTATTTAAGCATACCTTTGCGTCTTCATTTTCTCCATGAAGACGACTTTTCCCAATAAATTTTAGGAGGAGCTCTTCATGATGGTAAATAAGGCAGTCGAGCTGCTCCTGTATGGCTTCCTGAAAGGATACAGGCATTTCCAAAATTTCATTTTCGAATCGATGTAATTTCTTTAAAGTTTCGAGCGATTTTTTAACAGCATATATCATTTGCCGGTAGATGACCAGCTTTCTTGATTTGGTCAGAACATTTCTCTTAAAATAATTCCTCTCTTCTTTATACATCAAATAAAGCTGGTCAAGCTTTATAATATCATCTTTGATCTTTTCGATATCATTCTTTAACAATGTATATTCTGAGGCATGCCTTAGCCGAATCCATTTAGTGATTTCTTCTGTAATATTTGTGATTTTATAATATAATTTGTTTTCATATTTAGGCGGCAAGAATACAAGGTTTACTATAAAAGCGGATAAAACACCAAGCATAATGGTAGAAAAACGCAATAGTGCAAACTCAATAAAATCTCCTTCCGGATTTTCCATAATTGCAATTAATGTAACGAGTGAAAGAGAAATGGTGTTTTCAATTTTCAATTTTAAATTAATTGTTATGACAATAATCGCCGCCAAACCAACAATTAAAAAATCGTTGCCTAAAAGAAGAACAAAAAAGACAGCAGTTAAAGCTCCGATTATGTTCCCTTGAATTTGTTCTATAATCGATAAATATGACCGATAGATGGTAGGTTGAACAGCAAATATGGCTGCTATCCCTGCAAAAACGGGGGATTTAAGACCGAACATCTCAGCTAGAAACAAGGACAAAATGATTGCAATTCCCGTCTTTAATATGCGGGCACCAAGCTTCATGAAATATTGATTCCTTTCTTACGTGATAGTAAATAATCCCATGTAAGCGAACAAATACATTATATATTTATACTATCAACTATTCGTTTCTGAACCAA from Bacillus methanolicus includes these protein-coding regions:
- the fabL gene encoding enoyl-[acyl-carrier-protein] reductase FabL gives rise to the protein MSQKVALVTGSSRGIGKATALRLAKEGYDIVINYARSKSAALETAGEIEQLGRKALVVKANVGDVEKIKNMFEQINNEFGRLDVFINNAASGVLRPALEIEESHWDWTMNINSKALLFCAKEAAKLMEKSGGGKIVSISSLGSIRYLENYTTVGVSKAALEALTRYLAIELAPKNIVVNAVSGGAINTDALKHFPNREELLREAKAKTPAGRMVEIEDIVNTIMFLISDEANMIRGQTIIVDGGISLLV
- the ntdP gene encoding nucleoside tri-diphosphate phosphatase; protein product: MGVPIEGESIQIHSYKHNGHIHRVWEETIVLKGTQNIVIGGNDRSMVTEADGRTWITREPAICYFHSQCWFNIIGMIREDGVYYYCNLSSPFIYDNEALKYIDYDLDIKVFPDMTFHILDEDEYERHRKEMNYPEVIDQILKKNVTKLIRWIRQRKGPFSPDFIDIWYERYLTYRR
- a CDS encoding FUSC family protein, whose amino-acid sequence is MKLGARILKTGIAIILSLFLAEMFGLKSPVFAGIAAIFAVQPTIYRSYLSIIEQIQGNIIGALTAVFFVLLLGNDFLIVGLAAIIVITINLKLKIENTISLSLVTLIAIMENPEGDFIEFALLRFSTIMLGVLSAFIVNLVFLPPKYENKLYYKITNITEEITKWIRLRHASEYTLLKNDIEKIKDDIIKLDQLYLMYKEERNYFKRNVLTKSRKLVIYRQMIYAVKKSLETLKKLHRFENEILEMPVSFQEAIQEQLDCLIYHHEELLLKFIGKSRLHGENEDAKVCLNKKELFDLFLAQQNEFDNPEDPIFFHTMQVVSAIIEYGEQLEHLDLLINSFQSYHKSENEIEIEEVEE
- a CDS encoding gamma-type small acid-soluble spore protein yields the protein MANNQQPNKSQAGTNIQEVRQQNAQSGQSQAAGQGQFGTEFASETNAQQVRQQNQQAEAKKAQNSGQSGQSS
- a CDS encoding YgaB family protein; translated protein: MQMFNRLVNEQMKTMEKLLYLQRELERCQEIEQELMILQEETELESIQMEIAKMKKELKEIHRIFELQTEEVIRSYQDSKITC
- a CDS encoding ABC transporter ATP-binding protein, giving the protein MDSIRRYLHFVKPYRLQIIGTIIIGVIKFAIPLLIPLSIKYVVDDIVSNDVLTQGDKLYKLYWIMGLMLVVFVVLRPPIEYYRQYFAQWTASKILYDIRDRLFTHLQKLSFKYYANTKAGEVISRVINDVEQTKTFVITGLMNLWLDMATIIIAIAIMFTMDVSLTIVSLILLPFYAFSVNYFFGNLRKLTRVRSQALAEVQSYLHERVQGMPVIKSFAIEDFEQTQFNKHNRNFLTKALDHTRWNAKAFAVVNTITDLAPLFVIGYSGYQVIQENLSLGTMVAFIAYIDRLYNPLRRLVNSSTSLTQSIASMDRVFELIDEKYDIEDSPDAIECNHVHGDVTFENVSFSYSSQEETVLKNINLEVKKGETVAFVGMSGGGKTSLVSLIPRFYDVTKGRILLDGKDIRTFKVRSLRDKIGMVLQDNILFSESVKLNILLGKPDASDEEIIEAATLANAHEFIMNLPDGYDTRVGERGVKLSGGQKQRIAIARVFLKNPPILILDEATSALDLESEHLIQEALEKLAKDRTTFIVAHRLSTITHADRIVLIENGEITEQGTHEELMKKKGGYFKLFQVQQLDN